Sequence from the Exiguobacterium aurantiacum genome:
TCGAGTCCGCGATTTGCTCGACGAACCGCGGTAGCGGGACTTCGTTGATGAGCGGGATATCGGACGGGACGAACAGTTTTGCTTGTTTCTTGAAATCAAACGGTGATGCGAGGACGACGCGGCGAACGTTCTCCCCGTCGAGTCCGAGACGCCGCTCGATGAAGCCGAATCGTCCTGAAACGGTCATCGTCGCCGACGTCAAGATGGTCGGCCGTTTGGCGAACAGTCGCTCATGCAGGAGCGGTCCGATCTCGACCGGCTGGGTGTACACCGAGGTCAACTTGCGGTTGGCCAAGTTGAGTTCGACCCAACTGACGGCATCGTCGTCCCGCGTCAGCATCGTCTCGTAGAGGACGCTCTCGATATCGCGCACGTCCCCGATGAACGCCTTCAAATCACCGAGAACGGACCGTTGTTTGAACGTCATATGCTCTTTATGCTCATCGAGGAGACGGTGCAGTTGCCGCAGCGTCGTCCGCAACGTGCGCAGACGGTCTTCGAGCCGCTTCGCCACTTCCCGAATCGGCCGGAATGGCTCCCCTTCCCGCTCGAAGCGGACGGTCTGCCGCTGCTCACGCTTTTTACCGAGTGACTGGAGCGCCGTGAGCAAATCGTTCAGTTCATCGTCGACGCGGGCGAGCGCTTGATCGGTCGCCTTGCTGAACGCCTCCGCTTCTTCCGCGACGGCCGTCAAATCGGCGAGCCCGAGCACGCGCGAATGGAACTTGCCGTCGGCACCGTAACCGAACCATTTGAACAGGCGGTCGAACTGGAGCGCGTCGAACGTCACACCGAAGTGATGCGACGCGACTTCCTCGACTTGATGCGCCTCGTCCAAGACGAGCGGCGTATCGGTCGGGAGAATCCCGGCCTGATGTTGCAAATCAGAGAACAATAAGGCGTGGTTCGTCACGATGATGTCGGCCTCTTTCGAGCGCAAGACGGCCCGGGTGAAGAAGTCGCGACTGTACCACGGGTCGAAGCGACCGAAGTCAGAGGCCGCATCGGCTTGGATCAGCCGTTTGAACGAGGCTGGCCCTTGTGACGCAGCGCCGGGCAATGACAACTCTTCCAAGTCCCCCGTCTCCGTCTCGGTCAACCAGACAAGGACCATCGCCTTGCACATCGCCGGGAGCAAGCCCTCGTTCGCCTCCTCGAGAATCATCTCGAACTTGCGGAGGTCAATGTAGTTGCGTCTTCCTTTTAAGAGCGTGAACTCGATTTCAGGGAAAATCGCTTTTAAGATTGGTAAGTCTCGATTCAACAGCTGTTCTTGCAACTGAATCGTATGTGTGCTGACGACGACCGGACGCTTCGTCTCGAGAGCGTGATGGGCGCTCGGGATTAAATACGCCAACGTCTTTCCGGTCCCTGTTCCCGCCTCAATCAACAGCGTCGCCTCGTCATCGAGCGCCTTGTAGACGTGACGCATCATCTCGAACTGGCTTTGACGAGGTTCAAATTGACCGAACAGTGCCGGGAGCGTCTCTTCGATCGTCCGGTGGAGGAACGGTTCGAACGGTTCTCGTTCGACAGCAGGTTCGAACGTGTCGACGAGACGTCTCAGTGCGATTTTCCGATGAATATCGAACGTCGTCTCATCGTCGGTTCGGATCCCGACCTCGAGAATCAACTCGTCGAGGAGCGGTTCGACATTGCTCGTCCACGACTCGGATAGCCGTCGCAATTGTTTTAACGTCACGAGCGGTAAGGCGCGCAACCGCTCGACCAAACGAACGAACAGTTCAGCCGTCGCCTCGGCATCACTGAGCGCTCGATGCGCGTCGGTGTGCACGAGGTCAAACGTCTCGGCGAGCGACTCGAGCGCATGGCTCTCGAGCGTCGGATATAGGATCCGTGCCAGTTCGACCGTGTCGATGGCTCGGCCCTGGAACGGGATATATCCGGCCACCTCTAAGCTTTCATTCAAAAAATTCAAATCGAAAGACACGTTGTGGGCGACAAAAATCCGCCCGTCGAGCATCTTCCATATATCTGGGATCACGTCTTCAAACGTCGGGGCTTCCGCCACGTCTTGATTGGTGATCGTCGTCAACTGCGTGATAAAAGGCGGGATCGGGCGACTCGGGCGAATCAAGGTACTGTAGCGCTCAATCACTTCACTCCCTTGAACGACCACCGCCGCAAATTCAATCAGTTCGTCGCCGGACTTGACGGAATGACCAGTCGTCTCCAAATCCACTATCACATAGGTGTCCATAACATCCATCCCATCTTCGGCACGATCGTGCTTTCTGTCTGTCTCATCTTACCATAGAACGATACACGAAAAAACGGGGATGCCTCTATCAGCCATCCCCGTTCGCGTCATAGAATCGTATGGGCGATCTCTTCGTACAGAAGTTGATCGATTTCGTTCCGCTCGTTCAACACGGCGACTTTCGGACGATGCTGTTTCGCTTCTTCCGCTGTCATCTGACCGTACGCCATGATGATGACGACATCGCCGACTTGGAAGTGACGGGCCGCAGCCCCGTTCAAACAGACGACGCCCGAGCCCCGTTCGCCCTTGATGACGTACGTCTCGATGCGAGCCCCGTTATGGTTGTTCGTGATGTGCACATGTTCGTTCTCCATGATGCCGACCGCGTCCATCAAATCTTCATCGATCGTGATCGAGCCGACGTAATGCAAGTTCGCCTCGGTGACGGTCGCCTTGTGTAGCTTTGCATGCATAAATGTTCGAATCATCGGATTCATCCTCTCTTCCAAATCACATTATCAATCAAGCGGGCCCGTTCGAACTGCACCGCTACGGCAATCAAAAGTTCGGTTGACGCGAGGGTCGCCTCTGTCAACGTCGGATAGTCTTTAATCTCGACATAGTCGATCGTGCTGTTCGGGATGTTCGCCAAGCGGTCCTCGAGCCGTGCCATCACGTCTCGAATCGCCTCGCCTTGCGCGAGCGCACCCCTTGCTTCCATCAAGGCCCGGTTGATGTCACTCGCATCCGATGTCTCTGTCTCCGACAGATAGACGTTACGGGACGATTTGGCGAGACCCGATTCTTCGCGAATGATGGGACAGCGCCGAATCTCGACCGGGACGAAATAGTCCTCGACGTAGCCTTCGATCAAAGCGACTTGTTGCGCATCTTTCAAACCGAAATAAGCGCGCGTCGGACGGACCAAGTTGAACAGTTTCGAGACGACGGTCAAAACGCCATCGAAATGACCGGGCCGGCTCGCCCCGCATAAGACGTCAGCGCCGGTGCGCACCGTCACACGTGCCATGTCGAGCGGATACATCGTCTCCGTGTTCGGATAAAACAAGACGTCGACGCCGGCCTCGCGGGCGAGCGCCTCGTCCCGCTCGAAGTCACGCGGATAGCGGTCGAGGTCTTCGTTCGGTCCGAACTGCGTCGGATTGACGAAGATGCTCATGACGACGAGGTCGTTCTCTGACTTGGCCGCCGCGACGAGACTGAGATGCCCTTCGTGCAAATAACCCATCGTCGGGACGAAACCGATCGTCCCGACGTCTGTCAACAGTTCCCGTAAGTCGTTTGGGGTCGTGACGATGTTCATGCCTTGCCCCCGTAGAGCGTATCGAGTAGCGACTCATCCATCGTGAACGTGTGTCGTTCGAGCGGGAATGAGCCGTCTTTCGTCGCTTCGACGTAATTACGAATTGCCGTCGTCGCCACCTCGTTCACGTCGGCGTACGCCTCGACGAACTTCGGCAGACGGTCGACGCCATACTTCAAAATATCGTGATAGACGAGCACTTGGCCGTCCACGTCGGCACCGGCACCGATGCCGATGACCGGGATCGTAAGTGCCTCGGCAATCTTTTTGGCCAATTGATGCGGTACACACTCGAGGACGAGCATCTTCGCACCGACCCGTTCTGCCTCGAGGCTGTCCGCGATCAACTGTTCGGCATCCTCGAGCGATTTGCCTTGTACTTTATACCCTTCGAGCACACCGACCGATTGCGGTGTAAGACCGAGATGGGCCACACACGGCATACCGACTTTCGTCAAACGCTCGATCGTCTCGAGCACCTCGCCGGCCCCTTCGAGCTTGATCGCGTCGGCTTGTCCGTCTTGGAACAACGACGCGGCCGCTTGAAGCGTGCGGTCGAAATCACCATGGTATGTCGCGAACGGCATGTCGACGACGACGAACGTGTCCCGTGCCCCACGGCGCACGGCCTTGGCATGGTGGACCATGTCGGAAGTCGTCACCGGGATCGTCGAGTCGTAACCGAGCACGACCATCCCCAGCGAATCGCCGACCAAAATGATGTCGACGCCTGCCGACTCGGCCAGCTTCGCCGACGGATAGTCGTAGGCTGTCAACATGACCAATTTTTCTTCCTGCTTCATCTTCTTCAATAACGAAGTCATCGTGTGCATATAATTCTCCTCCTAAATGTGGAGACAGGTTACAAAAAACGCCCTCCTACACGAATGGTAAGAAGGCGCACGAAAGCGATCTCAAGTAGTTGAGTGTCCTTCTGTCCCTGTCAAAATGATCAAGGCAGACAAAATATAAAGTGACGGTCTGCAGTTCCGGTACACTTCGCTAGCGATAGCGTCCGGCACATTCATTATAGACCACGAACTCGTTTCCATCAATCATTCCAAACCGCGATCTCGGCCGAATAGATTGGCTCGACCATTCCTTCCCGTTCTAACAGGAGCGCCCCTTCCTCCGAGATTCCGCGCATCGTCCCAAGTCGTGGCTTACCTGACGCGGTCAACGTGACCGGTTCGTCCAAATAGGCGGCGTGTTCGAGCCAATGGTCGCGCACAGGGCCAAACCCGGACTCGAGGAACAAGTCATATTCCGCTTCAAGCTCTACGAGCAAGGTGGCGAGCAACTCACTTCTGCGATACGTCTGTCTCGTTTCAAGTTTGATCGAAGTCGCGCGATGGGCGAGCTCGTCCGGGATGGCATCACTGTTGACGTTCATCCCGAACCCGAGGATGACGGCTTGAATCCGGTCTCCTTCCGTTTGCATCTCGGTCAAAATCCCACCGATTTTCTTCCCGTTGAGCAACAAGTCGTTCGGCCATTTGATCGTGGCCGGGATACCTTGTGCGTGCAGGGCGCGGGCGAAAGCGCTCGCCGCCATGAGCGTCAATTTCGAGGCGTCGCGAATCGGCAACGCCGGACGCAAGATTACGCTCGCCGCGATATTGACGTGGCTCGGGTTATACCAGTTCCGGCCGAGTTGTCCTCGTCCGGCCGTCTGTTCCTCGCTGATGACGAGCGTCCCTTCTGGCGCGTCTTTTTGCGCCAATTCATGGGCGATGCGCTGGGTCGTGTCGATTTGCTCGTACGCATGGACGACTTGTCCGAACCGTCCTTTCCGGAACGACACGAACGCCGGTTCATCGAGCCGGTCGGTCTGACCAGATAATTGATACCCTTTGCGGGGGATCGTCTCAATCGCATACCCGTCTTGTTTTAACGTCTCGATATGTTTCCAAATAGCGGTACGTGAAATACTTAATTGGCGGGCCAACTCTTGCCCGCTCCACACTGTCCCGTCCTGCAATAGATTTAAGACTTTTCCGCGTGTCGAAGCCATCGTTCGGCCTCCTTTCGTAACGATTCCGGTTCGTTGGCGAGCTTTCTCTCGAGCACGAGCCGCTCGACATGGGCGAGCAACTGTTTGATCAGTGGCCCGCGGGCCCCGATGTGAAGCGCATCACGACCATTGAAGCAAAGTTCCTGGCGCGATTGGATCGGCAACTGCCGTTTCAACTGTTCGGCCGTCTCGCTTCGACCGGACATATCCAAGTATGCCGCTAGCGTCTCCGTCTTCGTCTCATAGATCGTGAACGTGTCAAGCCCCTTGTCGAACAGGCGGGCGAGTACGGCCGCCTCCCGCTTCAGCGCGTTCGAACGTTTCCACGGCGTCAGCCAATCGGGCGCGTCAGCATAATAGACGAACAGCGCCCAGCCCCCGACCGGATTGATCGGGGTCCGTTTGTCGGCGATGACGCGGCGGATGAGCGGCTCCGTGACGTTCGGCAAGTACTGGTGGATCCCGAGGTCAAGTATCGCCGTGAGCGCCTTCCGGTATGCCGGGCCCATCAGCAGTTTCTCAAACTCGATGGCGACCCGCTCCATCGCGATGTCCTGCAGTTTATGGCCGAGCGCCTCTGAGGCGCGTTGCACGTCGTCGTCGAGCCGGAAGTCGAGCTGGGCCATGAAGCGGAACGCCCGCATGATGCGGAGCGCGTCCTCATTGAACCGTTCATACGGACTGCCGACGGTCCGGATGACACGAGCCTCGAGGTCCATCCGACCGCCGAACAAGTCGACGACGTTGCCGTCGTGGAACGCCATCGCGTTCATCGTGAAGTCGCGCCGTTTCATGTCTTCCTCAAGCGAGACGCCGAGCGAGACGTGATCGGGCCGTCTCGAATCCGAGTACGTCCCTTCCGAACGGAACGTCGTCACTTCGAACGGGTGATGGTCGAGGATGACCGTCACCGTGCCGTGGTCAATCCCGGTCGGTACCGATTTCGGGAACAAGCGCATGACTTCGTCCGGGAAGAGCGACGTCGCGATATCGATATCGTCCGGCAGCGTACCGAGCATATAGTCACGGACGGCCCCGCCGACGATGTACGCCTCCCCGCCGTGGGTGTTGATCGTCTCGATGATTCGTTTGGCGTATTCCCATTCCGTCATCGGCCCACCACCTGTTCATACAGCGCTTCATACGCCGTGACGATGTCGGCCGAGGCGAACTGCTTGGCCCGTTCGAGCCCGTTCGCACGGAAACGTGCATGCAGTTCCCCGTCGAGCAAGATCGATTCGAGTGCTCTCGTCGCCGTGAGCGCGTCGCCACGTT
This genomic interval carries:
- the panD gene encoding aspartate 1-decarboxylase, with product MIRTFMHAKLHKATVTEANLHYVGSITIDEDLMDAVGIMENEHVHITNNHNGARIETYVIKGERGSGVVCLNGAAARHFQVGDVVIIMAYGQMTAEEAKQHRPKVAVLNERNEIDQLLYEEIAHTIL
- the panB gene encoding 3-methyl-2-oxobutanoate hydroxymethyltransferase; its protein translation is MHTMTSLLKKMKQEEKLVMLTAYDYPSAKLAESAGVDIILVGDSLGMVVLGYDSTIPVTTSDMVHHAKAVRRGARDTFVVVDMPFATYHGDFDRTLQAAASLFQDGQADAIKLEGAGEVLETIERLTKVGMPCVAHLGLTPQSVGVLEGYKVQGKSLEDAEQLIADSLEAERVGAKMLVLECVPHQLAKKIAEALTIPVIGIGAGADVDGQVLVYHDILKYGVDRLPKFVEAYADVNEVATTAIRNYVEATKDGSFPLERHTFTMDESLLDTLYGGKA
- the dinG gene encoding ATP-dependent DNA helicase DinG — protein: MDTYVIVDLETTGHSVKSGDELIEFAAVVVQGSEVIERYSTLIRPSRPIPPFITQLTTITNQDVAEAPTFEDVIPDIWKMLDGRIFVAHNVSFDLNFLNESLEVAGYIPFQGRAIDTVELARILYPTLESHALESLAETFDLVHTDAHRALSDAEATAELFVRLVERLRALPLVTLKQLRRLSESWTSNVEPLLDELILEVGIRTDDETTFDIHRKIALRRLVDTFEPAVEREPFEPFLHRTIEETLPALFGQFEPRQSQFEMMRHVYKALDDEATLLIEAGTGTGKTLAYLIPSAHHALETKRPVVVSTHTIQLQEQLLNRDLPILKAIFPEIEFTLLKGRRNYIDLRKFEMILEEANEGLLPAMCKAMVLVWLTETETGDLEELSLPGAASQGPASFKRLIQADAASDFGRFDPWYSRDFFTRAVLRSKEADIIVTNHALLFSDLQHQAGILPTDTPLVLDEAHQVEEVASHHFGVTFDALQFDRLFKWFGYGADGKFHSRVLGLADLTAVAEEAEAFSKATDQALARVDDELNDLLTALQSLGKKREQRQTVRFEREGEPFRPIREVAKRLEDRLRTLRTTLRQLHRLLDEHKEHMTFKQRSVLGDLKAFIGDVRDIESVLYETMLTRDDDAVSWVELNLANRKLTSVYTQPVEIGPLLHERLFAKRPTILTSATMTVSGRFGFIERRLGLDGENVRRVVLASPFDFKKQAKLFVPSDIPLINEVPLPRFVEQIADSIAQIANVTKGRMLVLFTSNELLRLTHEAVKDQLDEAYTLLAQGVSGGSRSRLTKQFKRIDQSILFGTASFWEGVDIPGEALTCLIIVRLPFAPPDQPVMQARSEKIEATGKSSFFELSLPQAVIRFKQGVGRLIRSKEDYGAIFVFDRRVETTRYGKQFINSLPAVDRIDGPLETALAELELFLDEKEKTGLGNQR
- the panC gene encoding pantoate--beta-alanine ligase, which produces MNIVTTPNDLRELLTDVGTIGFVPTMGYLHEGHLSLVAAAKSENDLVVMSIFVNPTQFGPNEDLDRYPRDFERDEALAREAGVDVLFYPNTETMYPLDMARVTVRTGADVLCGASRPGHFDGVLTVVSKLFNLVRPTRAYFGLKDAQQVALIEGYVEDYFVPVEIRRCPIIREESGLAKSSRNVYLSETETSDASDINRALMEARGALAQGEAIRDVMARLEDRLANIPNSTIDYVEIKDYPTLTEATLASTELLIAVAVQFERARLIDNVIWKRG
- a CDS encoding CCA tRNA nucleotidyltransferase, with the translated sequence MTEWEYAKRIIETINTHGGEAYIVGGAVRDYMLGTLPDDIDIATSLFPDEVMRLFPKSVPTGIDHGTVTVILDHHPFEVTTFRSEGTYSDSRRPDHVSLGVSLEEDMKRRDFTMNAMAFHDGNVVDLFGGRMDLEARVIRTVGSPYERFNEDALRIMRAFRFMAQLDFRLDDDVQRASEALGHKLQDIAMERVAIEFEKLLMGPAYRKALTAILDLGIHQYLPNVTEPLIRRVIADKRTPINPVGGWALFVYYADAPDWLTPWKRSNALKREAAVLARLFDKGLDTFTIYETKTETLAAYLDMSGRSETAEQLKRQLPIQSRQELCFNGRDALHIGARGPLIKQLLAHVERLVLERKLANEPESLRKEAERWLRHAEKS
- a CDS encoding biotin--[acetyl-CoA-carboxylase] ligase, whose product is MASTRGKVLNLLQDGTVWSGQELARQLSISRTAIWKHIETLKQDGYAIETIPRKGYQLSGQTDRLDEPAFVSFRKGRFGQVVHAYEQIDTTQRIAHELAQKDAPEGTLVISEEQTAGRGQLGRNWYNPSHVNIAASVILRPALPIRDASKLTLMAASAFARALHAQGIPATIKWPNDLLLNGKKIGGILTEMQTEGDRIQAVILGFGMNVNSDAIPDELAHRATSIKLETRQTYRRSELLATLLVELEAEYDLFLESGFGPVRDHWLEHAAYLDEPVTLTASGKPRLGTMRGISEEGALLLEREGMVEPIYSAEIAVWND